TCTTATTCTTTCTCTCCTGTTCTTATCTGTTTTAATTACAATAAATAAATCAATATCTGAATCAAACTTATTCTCTTCCCTTGCATAAGATCCATAGACAACAAGGGACACTAAGGCATCACCATAATACTCTTTGATTTTGCAAAAAAGTTTATTTATATACTCTTGATGATTTTTAGTAAAAAACTTCATTATAACACAGTGTATATTTATGTTTATAAAGATAATCGGCGATTAGGTATAGTTAATCAAATAAGAAAAGAAGAAAAAGATTAAAAATTAAGTTTATAGATTCTATTTCTTAAATCGAGTGACAATTTAGAGGATGTAATCCTATATTTCAATCTCAATAGAATTTTTTAATGCACTCTGGATTATTCCTGATTCATCTTTGATTTTCATAAATTCTTCATTAGTATAACAAAGGTAGTCAACATGTTTTTTAAAATGTATTTTCTTTAGAACAAGAGACATTCTATTAATTGACCTAATGTTTTTAAAATATGAAGAGACGAGTATAACGTCTATGTCAGAGTCTTCCCTGGCATCTCCCCTGACTCGGGATCCAAAAAGTATTATGCGATTGGGTTTGAACTCTTTTTTTATCATGGGCAAAGCTTCTCTTTGGAACTTTTCAATTAAGGGGTCAGACATTACTTTTCCTCCAACAACGCTTCATATCTATTTTTAAGTAATCTAAAAATCGTCTTTGTAGCATTTAATTAGTCATCGCAATGTCTTCAGTATATTCTTCAAATGGAACAGTATGGGATACATCTGGATATCTAGGAAAAAGTATAATCGTATGTTAAATCTTTAATTAAGTCTATTATATTTGCCTCTAGATTTAAGTCTTTGGCAAGTTCGTCTATGTGGTGTGATCTTGGGATTTCTCTTATATCAAGAACAAAAATACATTTCAGAAGTTTTTCAACTGCTTGATGGCATAGGAATGCAGTAATGTCATATCCTTTGATATCAATATTTTTTTTCAGCCATTTCCAGATCATGTAATGATTGTCTATACCATTTTTTAGCTATTATTATTGACATATTTTAAAGCCACCTACGTTACTAATGTAATATATTTCAAATCTTTATGGATTGTCGAAATATGGCCCAAATTTTTATAAATCCAATCCAATATAAAAGATAGAATAATATGGAGCTTTCCCAGAAAGAAATAGATCAATTCTTGAAGCTTTATCAAGGTCTCTTAATATATGTTGAAAAGAAGAAAAGAGAATCTAAAAAAGACTCATCAAGAAAAGTGATAATGAAAAAAGAATGGGTAGAGTTAAGAGATATTGTTTTGGATAATAGAGGAATTATTGATGAATATATAGATGATAATCCTTATAATTTTAAAAATGAGGAATTGAAAATCGTAAGACAGTGGAAGAATGGAATCTGTTCTAACTTTTTCATAATAAAATTTGAGAAAGAATACACCCATATGTATGACAACGAAAGTGGCAAATCTTATGGCGTCCTTTCTCTAAATGACCCAATATGCGAATTTATTGAATATACTCCTTCTTATGTCAGAACATTTCTTTTACCGTTTAAAGGCAAAATTGTATATGATGGCCTTCTCAATACAGACAACGTCTTTTTTTATGGGTCAACTTCAAAGTCAATAATGTCAATGTATAAGAAATCAATAGCAAAATATGGCCTT
This portion of the Methanofastidiosum sp. genome encodes:
- a CDS encoding nucleotidyltransferase domain-containing protein, which translates into the protein MSDPLIEKFQREALPMIKKEFKPNRIILFGSRVRGDAREDSDIDVILVSSYFKNIRSINRMSLVLKKIHFKKHVDYLCYTNEEFMKIKDESGIIQSALKNSIEIEI
- a CDS encoding HEPN domain-containing protein, with translation MIWKWLKKNIDIKGYDITAFLCHQAVEKLLKCIFVLDIREIPRSHHIDELAKDLNLEANIIDLIKDLTYDYTFS